The region TTCCAGCAGTTCGTTTAAAAGTCCTTTCATGTCGACAGTTTCTTCAAGGGCCGGAGGCTTGTGCAAGTCCAGCTTGGAAAATTTGATAATCCTGCCGATCAGATCATCCATATGGGTTATTTCCGCCTGCATGCCGTTTACAAACACATCGCACCCGGATGTGTTACCCTGCTCGATGCGTTCTTTAAGCATTTCAAGGGATATACGCATTCTCGCCAGAGGGCTGCGTAGTTCGTGCGAGACATTGGCTGTTAATTCCCGGCTGGACTTAACCATTTTTTCCAGTCCTTCAGCCATATGGTTGAACGCTTTACCCAGTTCAGCCACTTCGTCTTTACCCTTTATTTCAACTCTTTGTTTAAGATCCCCTTTACCCATTCTGGAAGCAGAGGCGGTAAGTTTTTTTAGCGGACGCACCACCCTTCTCGATACCGGTATAAGGAAGAGGGCGGCAATAATCGTTAAAACCGCCTGCGCTCTAAGAAACCAGCTTTCTTCATTGAATTTGGGTAGGGAATGATAAAGATGATAGGTAAACGGGTAGCCCTGCGGGAGTTTGCCCGTATAAACTCCGTAAATGCTTTTCATGCTGTCATCGCGTTTTTTATAGACGTAAATCCCTTTGCTCGATTTCGCGCTGTTACCTTCTGTAAATTCGGTCATGTCCGGAACTTTTGTGGAGGATGAAGCAATAATTTCACCATACGGGCCGGTTATCCATATGTGTGCCTCTAAAGATCCGCTCAGGTTTTTAAGCAGGGGAGTGATTATCTTTCGTTCTGTTTCCGGTGAAGTGTGGACGTCACCCAGTTCCATTTCCACAAGGTTTTTTACAGTTAAAACCTGACGTTCCATGTGGTGCACGAGCGGGCTTTTGTCCCACGACATATGCAGCAGGACGTAAATTATCAGTTCGGAAACAACAAGAACCAGCAGAAAGGAGAGAAAAATTTTTAGATAGGTACGACTTATTTTCATTATTCGCTCACAAACATATATCCGGTTCCCCAGACGGTTTTTATGCGGGATTCGTGTTTCGGATATGGCTTGAAGAGCACGCGAAGTTTGCTGATATGTACATCAATGCTGCGGTCGAATGCATTGAAATCCTTACCCCATACCGAGGTCATCAAGTCATCGCGAGTCATTGGTTTTCCAGCGTTTTCCATTAATGATTTAAGTAGCTTGAACTCAGTTGATGATAATTCTACGGATTCGCCGTCGATTTCTAGTTTCTGATGGGCCAAATGCAGGATGAGTCCGGCTACTTTGATTTGTCCGGAATTGAGCTTTGCAGTCAGTCGCGGTTCCTGTGTACGGCGCAGAACCGCTTTTATGCGGGCCAGCAGTTCACGGGGATTGAAAGGCTTGGAAATATAATCGTCCGCGCCGAGTTCAAGGCCGACAATCCGGTCGGTGTCTTCCCCTTTCGCGGTCAGCATGATTACTGGGACACTGGAGTGCGGACGCAGTTCTCGCAGAACTTCAAGACCGTCTTTGCCGGGCATCATTATGTCCAGAATTACTATTCCCGGTGATTCATTTTTTACTTTTTCAATCAGTCCGTCGCCGGAGGAGAGGGTCAGGACTTCGTACCCGTATCCTTCAAGGTACTGGGTGAGCAACTCTCTCAGCTTAGCATCGTCATCCACTATGAGTACGGGGTATTGTTGTTCCATTTTTATATTTTACCTGCCTCTGACTTCTTGCGGAAGGGGTGGGGATATATTTTTACATTTGTTTACAACTTTTAGCATCAGCTCAAAACAATTTACTCACTTTGCAGGTATTAGAATTAAAAATGGAAAGCAATGGAGAATAAAAATATGTCCTCAACCAAGTTGAAATTAACCGCGATCTGCATGCTGGCCTTATTCGGCCTTACCGCTTGCTCTCCGTTCAGACCGGAACCGCGTAAGACCCTTACTTTGGGGGTTCCTCCTCAATATGAACTCTATTCCGGTAAACCGCGCGATCCCGGTAAATGGTGGGAAAGTTTTCATAACGAGGAACTTAACCGGCTGGTGGAAGAGGGGCTTGAGGCTAACTTTGATGTGCGTATCGCATGGGCCAGACTGCGTCAGCTGCGTTCCACGGCAGTAAAGTCAAGAGCCGATCTATATCCGAAATTGGACGGT is a window of Maridesulfovibrio sp. DNA encoding:
- a CDS encoding HAMP domain-containing sensor histidine kinase yields the protein MKISRTYLKIFLSFLLVLVVSELIIYVLLHMSWDKSPLVHHMERQVLTVKNLVEMELGDVHTSPETERKIITPLLKNLSGSLEAHIWITGPYGEIIASSSTKVPDMTEFTEGNSAKSSKGIYVYKKRDDSMKSIYGVYTGKLPQGYPFTYHLYHSLPKFNEESWFLRAQAVLTIIAALFLIPVSRRVVRPLKKLTASASRMGKGDLKQRVEIKGKDEVAELGKAFNHMAEGLEKMVKSSRELTANVSHELRSPLARMRISLEMLKERIEQGNTSGCDVFVNGMQAEITHMDDLIGRIIKFSKLDLHKPPALEETVDMKGLLNELLEQYKYIAERNNLKLETELTDIKLSGCNRNGIRIVMDNILGNAFKYTDQGGTISVHLFRVKETVKIEVTNTHIPLQEDDLEEIFNPFHRLKAQEIPGSGLGLAAAKKIVRIHDGEISAKNCNKGFKLIVTLSSK
- a CDS encoding response regulator transcription factor produces the protein MEQQYPVLIVDDDAKLRELLTQYLEGYGYEVLTLSSGDGLIEKVKNESPGIVILDIMMPGKDGLEVLRELRPHSSVPVIMLTAKGEDTDRIVGLELGADDYISKPFNPRELLARIKAVLRRTQEPRLTAKLNSGQIKVAGLILHLAHQKLEIDGESVELSSTEFKLLKSLMENAGKPMTRDDLMTSVWGKDFNAFDRSIDVHISKLRVLFKPYPKHESRIKTVWGTGYMFVSE